A window of Streptomyces broussonetiae genomic DNA:
CAGGGAGCCGAACCAGGCCTTCGCCGAGCCCGGGTAGCCCGACAGTAGCTCGACGACCGGGAACTTCTTGTTCTTGTACGCCGGCTCGTTGTACTGCGGGGGCAGCCAGACGTAGACCTCCGCGTTCACGCCCGACACCCGGCCCTTGAGCTGGGTGACCTTGACTCCGCCTGCCGCGTGCATGCCGGGACCGTCGGCCTGGGTGAACTTCTGCGGCACCTTGGGCAGCCGCTTGTAGGCGATACCGCCGGTGCCGTCGGCGCCGAGGTTCGCGGCCTGCTGCACGTGGTTGCCCGTGCCGAGCAGGTCGGCCCAGTTGTCGTAGAGGTTGTTGGAGTTGTTGACCAACACGAAGACCAGAGTGATGGCGGTGCCCTGGGCGAAGAACAGCATCAGCACCCGGGCCACGGTGCGCAGGGCCTTGGGCCCGCGCACCCGCGACCACAGGGCGAGCGGCAGTATCAATGCGACCACGGCCAGCACGATGGTCGTGTAGAGGAACGGAGTCCCGGTGAGGCTCATGTCCCCATAGAGGGGAATCGAGGGTTCTAGGTTGTGGACGTGTCGGGACACTTACCTAGAAATTGCCGGAACCTCACCCGGGAGGCCGATCCGCAGCCTACCCGGTGGGCGTCCTGAGAGGGTAACCGGAAGGGTCGCAAGCAAAAAGCTACCGCTTAGTAGTTTCCTGTTGTACCGTTCACTCATGCCAGAAGCAGCTTCCGCACCCTCCTCCGCTCTCGGCTTCGCTCGAGCGGGGGGACCTCCGTCGCGGGCCGTGATCGGCGACAGCGAGTTCGACCGCGACACCGCGGTCACGCGGCGCGAGCCCGGCGTCTACGACCTCGACCTCTCGGCCGGCTGGACCATCCTCGGCGCCGTCAACGGCGGGTACCTGCTGGCCGTGCTCGGCCGGGCCCTCGCGGACACGCTGCCGCACCCGGACCCCTTCACCATCTCCGCGCACTACCTGACCGCGTCCCGGCCGGGCCCCGCGGTGATCCGCACCGAGCAGGTCCGCACCGGCCGCACCCTCTCCACCGGCCAGGCCTCGCTCCACCAGTACGACGACGAGGGCAACGAGGTGGAACGCATCCGCGTCCTCGCGTCCTACGGCGACCTGGCAGACCTCCCCGACGACGTCCGCACGACGGCGACCCCGCCGCCGATCCCGCCGCTGGACCGGTGCTTCGGCCCGCAGGACGACCCCTCCCCGGTCGACGGCGTCTCGGCGATCGCCGGCCGGCTGATGCTCAGGCTGGACCCGTCGACCGTGGGCTGGGCGCTCGGCGCGCCCTCCGGCAAGGGCGAGATGCGCGCCTGGTTCGGCCTCGCGGACGGCCGTGACGCGGACCCCCTCTCGCTCCTGCTGGCGGTGGACGCCCTGCCGCCCACCGCCTTCGAGATCGGCCTCAAGGGCTGGGTCCCCACGGTGGAACTCACCGTCCACGTCCGCCACCGCCCGGCCCCCGGCCCGCTGCGGGTCTCCATCACCACCCGCAACCTGGCCGGCGGCTTCCTCGAGGAGGACGCCGAGATCTGGGACACCGAAGACCGCCTGGTCGCCCAGTCCCGCCAACTCGCCCGGGTGAGACTGCCCTGACAGGCCCCGGCCCCGGCCGCCACGGCCTGCCCGCTCCTGCGCGGGAAGCGGCCGTGGACACCCGGCGGCTCGGGCGGCGTGGGGCTGTGCGGCTGCCGGGTGGGTCGGCGGGAGCCGGGCCGGGCTGATCGGTCTGCGTACGACCGTCTGCCGCACGGTCGGTTCTGCGGGGCCCGGCCCTTGGCCCGGCCGCAGCGGTTCCGCCCGCCCCGCCACCACCCGGTCCGCCGCAGCCGCCGCGCCGCCCGCCGCCGGGTCCGCCCCGGCCTCCCGGCCCAGCCGGCCACCGGGCATCCGCACACACCCGCCCGCACGACACCGCGGCAGAGGGCCTGGTCCGGCACCGCCCGGACCGGCCGGACCGCGGGACACCTGCACGCGCCGGTCCCCGAGAGGAGCCGACGGAGCAGCGAGGCGGACGGCAGGGGCGGCACGCCCGGTGCGTGCCGCCCGTGCCGTCGTCCGTACGCGGTTCAGTCGAGCCAGTGGCTGCGGCCGACGGTGATGAGCCGCAGCTGCCGCCTGGCGAGCTGGGTGACGCGCTCCCGCTCCTCGGCCGGAGCCTCCTGCGCCTCCAGGAACAGGGAGGCGGTGATGAGCATCTGGTCGACGTAGAGGTGCGCGAGCATCAGCAGGTCGTCGTCGTCCCAGCCCTCGGCCTCCGGGTCCTTGGCCAGCTCCGCCTTCACCTCCTCGGCGAACCGCGCGAGCTGGTCGCGGATGGCCTCCCGTACCGGCTGCACCCCGCCGTGCCGCTCGCGCGCGACGAAGCGGACGTGGGCGGGATGGGTGTCCACGTGATGGGAGATCAACTCGATGGCGCGCGTGATGCGTTCCTCGCTGCCGCCCGCCGTGGACACCGTCGTGCGCACCATCGGGTGCAGGCTGCCCAGGGCCTCGTCGACCAGCGCCACGCCGAGGTCGGCGGTGGAGCGGAAGTGCCGGTAGAAGGCGGTCGGGGCGACGCCCACGGCCCGGGTGACCTCGCGCAGACCCAGGCTGCTCAGGCTCTGCTCCTCCAGCAGTGCGAGCGCGGCGTCGAGGAACGCCTGACGGGTCTTCTGCTTCTGCGCCTGCCGGATGCCGAGGGTGTGACTCATGTCATCCAGTTAACAACTGTTCTCTGGAATTGAAAAGCCGTGGGACGCGCTAGACTCAAAGTCAGTGAACAAGTGTTACTACAACTGTTCACCCAAACTTCACAACGGCCCACACCCGGGCCGACACGAGGTATCCCGGAGGGGGGATCTGATCCCATGTTGTTCCTCGTCGCCGCGCTCATGCTGCTCGGAGTCGTGCTGGGCACCGTCGCCCACGCGCCGCTGACCGTCACCGCACTCATCGCCGCCGTCATCGCCGTCTGGCTCGCCGTCTTCGCGATCCGCGAGCGCCTCGGCCGCCGACGCCGCACCCAGGCCAACTGACCGTCCGCCACTACTTCCCTGGAGCTGAGCACCATGCACCTCACCGCACCGGTCACCAGCGGCACCGACACCCGTCAGGGTCCGCGCGACGCCGACGGCATGGCCGTGGCGTCGTTCATCCTCGGTCTGCTGGGCCTGCTCGTCCTCAACATCTTCCTCGGCCCGATCGCCATCGTCCTGGCCGCGGTCTCCCTCTGGCGCGGCACCACCCGCCGCGGCCGTGCCTGGCTGGGCCTCACCCTCGGCGTCGCGGACCTGGCGGTCCTGGTGCTGTCGATGCAGCTGAGCCACACGATTTCCTGGAGCCTGTGACCGGCGGCCCGCTGCGTGCAGAAGGCGCATCCGGGGCCATGGCCACGTACAGGGGGCCCGTAGAATCGGGCACACCATGGCTTACCTCGACCACGCCGCGACCACCCCGATGCTCCCGGAGGCGGCAGAGGCACTGACCGCCCAGCTGAGCATGACGGGCAACGCCTCCTCCCTCCACGCATCCGGCCGCCGCGCCCGCCGTACGGTCGAGGAGTCCCGCGAAACCCTCGCGGAAGCGCTGGGCGCCCGCCCCAGCGAGGTCGTCTTCACCTCGGGCGGCACCGAGGCCGACAACCTCGCCGTCAAGGGCCTGTACTGGTCCCGCCGCGCCGCCGACCCGGCCCGCACCCGGGTACTGGCCAGCCCCGTCGAGCACCACGCCGTCCTCGACGCCGTCCACTGGCTCGGTGAACACGAGGGCGCCAAGGTCGAGTACCTCCCCGTCGACTCCTACGGCCGGGTCCACCCCGACGCCCTGCGCGAGGCCGTCGCCCGCAACCCCGACGACGTCGCCCTGGTCACGGTGATGTGGGCCAACAACGAGATCGGCACCATCCTGCCGGTCCGCGAACTCGCCGACGTGGCCGCAGAGTTCGGCATCCCGATGCACGCCGACGCGGTCCAGGCCTTCGGGCAGGTCCCGGTCGGCTTCGCCGACTCCGGCCTCGCCGCGATGACCGTTTCCGGCCATAAGATCGGCGGCCCGTACGGCGTCGGTGCGCTGCTGCTCGGCCGCGAGTACACCCCCGTCCCCGTGCTGCACGGCGGCGGCCAGGAGCGCCACGTGCGCTCCGGCACCCTCGACGTCCCCGTCATCGCGTCCTTCGCCGTCGCCGGCCGGCTCGCCACCGAGCGGCGCGAGGAGTTCGCCCGCGATATCGGCGCGCTGCGCGACCAGTTGACCGCCGCCGTGCGCCGTGCCGTACCCGACGCCCTCCTCGGTGGCGACCCGGCACCCGAGGGGCGCCTGCCGGCCAACGCGCACTTCACCTTCCCCGGCTGCGAGGGCGACTCCCTGCTGCTCCTGCTGGACGCCCAGGGCATCGAGTGCTCCACCGGCTCCGCCTGCACCGCGGGCGTCGCCCAGCCCAGCCATGTGCTGCTCGCCACCGGCACCGATCCGGAGCTGGCCCGGGGCACCCTGCGCTTCTCCCTCGGCCACACCTCCACCGAGGCGGACGTGCAGGCGGTCGCGAAGGCGATCGGCCCGGCGGTGGAACGCGCGCGCGCCGCGGGCCTGAGCTGAGACACGAAGCGACCTACG
This region includes:
- a CDS encoding thioesterase family protein, which codes for MPEAASAPSSALGFARAGGPPSRAVIGDSEFDRDTAVTRREPGVYDLDLSAGWTILGAVNGGYLLAVLGRALADTLPHPDPFTISAHYLTASRPGPAVIRTEQVRTGRTLSTGQASLHQYDDEGNEVERIRVLASYGDLADLPDDVRTTATPPPIPPLDRCFGPQDDPSPVDGVSAIAGRLMLRLDPSTVGWALGAPSGKGEMRAWFGLADGRDADPLSLLLAVDALPPTAFEIGLKGWVPTVELTVHVRHRPAPGPLRVSITTRNLAGGFLEEDAEIWDTEDRLVAQSRQLARVRLP
- a CDS encoding TetR family transcriptional regulator, which translates into the protein MSHTLGIRQAQKQKTRQAFLDAALALLEEQSLSSLGLREVTRAVGVAPTAFYRHFRSTADLGVALVDEALGSLHPMVRTTVSTAGGSEERITRAIELISHHVDTHPAHVRFVARERHGGVQPVREAIRDQLARFAEEVKAELAKDPEAEGWDDDDLLMLAHLYVDQMLITASLFLEAQEAPAEERERVTQLARRQLRLITVGRSHWLD
- a CDS encoding DUF4190 domain-containing protein, whose translation is MHLTAPVTSGTDTRQGPRDADGMAVASFILGLLGLLVLNIFLGPIAIVLAAVSLWRGTTRRGRAWLGLTLGVADLAVLVLSMQLSHTISWSL
- a CDS encoding cysteine desulfurase family protein, encoding MAYLDHAATTPMLPEAAEALTAQLSMTGNASSLHASGRRARRTVEESRETLAEALGARPSEVVFTSGGTEADNLAVKGLYWSRRAADPARTRVLASPVEHHAVLDAVHWLGEHEGAKVEYLPVDSYGRVHPDALREAVARNPDDVALVTVMWANNEIGTILPVRELADVAAEFGIPMHADAVQAFGQVPVGFADSGLAAMTVSGHKIGGPYGVGALLLGREYTPVPVLHGGGQERHVRSGTLDVPVIASFAVAGRLATERREEFARDIGALRDQLTAAVRRAVPDALLGGDPAPEGRLPANAHFTFPGCEGDSLLLLLDAQGIECSTGSACTAGVAQPSHVLLATGTDPELARGTLRFSLGHTSTEADVQAVAKAIGPAVERARAAGLS